The following DNA comes from Deltaproteobacteria bacterium.
TGTTGTGGAGATGGCTGATTCCAAAATATTGCTCAACAATATAACGGACTTTTGAAATGGCTTTATTCCGTTCTTTTTCATATTCTGTTAATTCGGTTCCTTTAACGGCCTTCCTCATGATGCCGTCTGAGATGTTGTTCAGATTGAGGAATTCTCTGTTGTTTTCTCCAAAGTACCCTTTATCGGCATACACCTTCTTGATGGGATTTTTGGTATGACAACTGCCGGCGACGCAAAGAGGGAGAAATGGGCTATCATGAAAAGAAGCGGGGGTTATCTCCGTGGCGAGGAGAAACCCATAGCGGGTATCGACGGAAGCATGTTCTTTGAGCCCATAATGAGGAATGTTGTTACGGACCGTCCAGTCCGATTCGAGATCGCGGGAGAATTTAAGAGGATTCCCCTTCTTATCCAGCTGTCCTTCGGGAGTCTCTCTTTTCTTTTTCTCTTTCTCCAGTTTCTCTTTACTTATGGGATGACTGGCCGACTGGACCAAACGGGCGTCAACGGCTATGCCCTCGTTGATGGTTAAGCCTTTGGCGGCGAATTGGGAAAGAAGTTCATGATTGATCAAACGCATGGTATCTTGAGAGAGCCTGCTCCTGAAACGGGATTGCTTTTGCCGACGGGATAACTTCTCAGAAGCAGATTCTCGATGCGGGACCAATCCACGATGGCGTTGATCTGTTCCATTCTTGCGATGGCCCGGTTGTGTTCCATGGAATTAAAAAGAGAAATATCCGTAAAGCTCAGATTGGTTTCCATTTTCTTGAAGCCCATAGGTCCTCCAGAGTGATGAATTTGACGGAAATATGGCATAAAAATGGATAAATGTCAAGTAATATTAATATCTTATCTTTGAATAATGATGTTTTTTGATGGAAACCTGTTGCATCAAATATAAAAACCGCCAGAGGTTGTGCAAAGTTGCCTGCTGCAAATAACCCTCCCCAAAAGGAACCTTCTGAGAAGGCACCGGAAGAATCCAGACATTTGAACTCTGAAGCAGCAAAACAATTACTTGAGGATATCCAGAGTCAACTGCAATCCATGAATATCAGTTTATCCTTTTCAACATATGGGAAAAACGGAGGAAATATCGCTGTTACCGTCACAGAGAAAGATACAGGAAAGGTTATAAGAGAAATCCCGGCCAAGGAAATTCAAAATCTGTATACAAAGTTGGGTGAGCTGATCGGTATCATCTTTAATCACACTGCTTAAAAGAGAATCGCCTCCCTATACCAATCCCCCTGTTTTTCACAGGGAAGCTGCCTCGCCATCATTCTGTTTTTCACTATCTCCGGCTCCAGAAGCCCCGTCACCAGAATCCACCGCCGTTAAGTAATACCGAACCGGATATGCCGGATCTTCAAGGATGACCTGTTTGGCAATCTTCTTCTTTGCATTCACCACAATTGGCGCCCTGAGGTTTACAGAAGCGGAAAAGGGTGTTTGACGGA
Coding sequences within:
- a CDS encoding transposase; translated protein: MINHELLSQFAAKGLTINEGIAVDARLVQSASHPISKEKLEKEKKKRETPEGQLDKKGNPLKFSRDLESDWTVRNNIPHYGLKEHASVDTRYGFLLATEITPASFHDSPFLPLCVAGSCHTKNPIKKVYADKGYFGENNREFLNLNNISDGIMRKAVKGTELTEYEKERNKAISKVRYIVEQYFGISHLHNNAFRARFTRLMKNAIDALCRQMAFNLLRGTRVVKPA
- a CDS encoding flagellar protein FlaG, which produces MPAANNPPQKEPSEKAPEESRHLNSEAAKQLLEDIQSQLQSMNISLSFSTYGKNGGNIAVTVTEKDTGKVIREIPAKEIQNLYTKLGELIGIIFNHTA